ACAAATCGAAGAACGCGAAGACCGACTACATCGCGGTGGTGCCCTTCGAAGGCGAGATCTCCAGCGAGTCGATCGCCCCGATCCGCACGCAGATCCTCAAGCTGCTGAAGGATGACCGCGCGAAGGCACTGGTGCTGCGCGTGGATTCCCCCGGCGGCTCCGCCCTCGCGAGCGAGGTGCTGTGGGAAGCCACCGACGAGTGGAAGGCCAGCGGACGCCCCTTCGTGGTGTCGATGGGCGGCGTGGCTGCCAGTGGCGGCTACTACATCTCCAGCGGTGCGGACCGCATCTTCGCCGAGGAAGGAACAGTCACCGGCTCCATCGGCGTGGTGGGCATGAAGCTCGTGCTCGGCGGCGCGATGGAGAAGCTGGGCATCACCACCCATGCGACGCAGCGCGGCAAGAATGCCGGTGCGCAGTCCATGGTCCATCCCTTCTCCGAGGAGGAGTCGAAGCTGGTGCGCGACTCGATGCTGCAGGTCTATGGCACCTTCAAGAAGCGCATCGAAGCCGGCCGCGGCGACCGCCTGAAGGGCGAGCTGGAAGGCATGGCCGGTGGCCGCGTCTTCACCGGCAAGCGCGCGCTGGAACTCGGTCTCGTCGATGAACTCGGCGGACTCGGTGAAGCGGTGGCCTACGCCGCCGACAAGTCCGGCGTGAATGCCGATGCGCTCAAGCTGGTGCCCGAGCCGAAGAGCCCGCTCGAAGGCCTCTTCGCCAAGCCGGAGAAGCCCGCCGATGACGAGATCGTGAAGATGGGCGTGAGGGTCTCCCCTGTCGCGGAAGCCGTGAAGGCCACCCTCGGCGATGCTCAGATCAATGCGCTGCCGAAGCCGGCCCGCGACGCCGTGACCCGCGTGCTGAAGCGCATCGAAACCTGCTCCGACAGCACGATCCAGCTCGTCGGCCCGGAGATCTCGATCCCGCTGAAGTAAGGCAGCGCATTCCTTCATTCCGACAGTAATCACGCCGTCCCCGGGAAATCCGGGGCGGCTTTTTTTGTGGAAACACCCACGGCAAGATCTCTCCGGAATTGACAACATGTGGCACTAACAGATTTCTCGCGCCGCATGAATCTCCCCCGGTTGTCGCATCAACTCCGCCGCCTGCTTTCCCTGCCCGTCGCCATCGTTTCCTTGGCCCTAGCGAGTTGTTACGGACCAGTGGCGGTGGACCAGTCATTCAAATCGAACCGCCAGATGAAAGTGGCGGTGATCACGATGCAGGCGCCCACGGCGTCCGTGCATCACGTCGGAAGCCAAGGCCTGCTCGACATGGCGGCCAATCACGCGATGGCGACCGGCGGTCGCCGCGAGCTGGAGAGCTACCCCTCCCAGGCGAAGCTCGATGAAGCAGGCAAGCAATTCGCGAAGCGCCTCAGCAGCCACGGCTACAAGGCGACGCACCTGCCGTCGATCCATCCGACCTACAAGGACATCAATCCCATGACGGCCAAGCCCTCGGCCTCGAAGCCCATCCCGGGGACAGGCAGCTACCTCAATGGCTACGATGCGGCCATCTATCTCTCCATGCCCGCAGTCGGCCGCGCCAAGCTCGTCTATGCCTTCATCCCGCTTTCCGGCAGCAGCGCCATCGCCCCGATGCAGGGCGCGATGTATTCCACCAGCGACCAGAAGATCCTCTGGCGCTCCGCCATCCCGGTAATCAACACGGGGGACGGCGTCTCCATCGACGGAGACGGGAAGGACGCGCTCTACCGCGCCATCGACACCGCTGTGAAGGCCTCCTCCGACAAGGTCCAGTCACACTTCTTCGAAGGCTTCTGAAGCATCCGGCCCGGAGCTTTTCCAACCCCGCCGCGGCGTCCCATGAGACGCCCGCGGCTTTTTTATTTCGCCCGGAGCGACAGCAATTTCTCACCTGCCGCGCGCAGGATGCCCTCGCTCTTCGCGAAGTGGAAGCGGATGAAACGGTTCTCCGGCTCGCGGAAGAAACTCGAGCCCGCGACACCGGCCACACCGATGTCCTTGATGAGCCACTCCGATGCCTCCGTGTCGGTCGCGAAGCCGAAGGACGAGATGTCGAGCATCACGTAGTAGGCACCCTGCGGCTCGGTGAAGGGCAAGCCGAGTTCCCTGAAGTAGCCGAGGAAGACATCGCGCTTCGCCGTGTAGAGATCGCGCAGGCCGGCGTAGTACCTGTCCGGCAGCTCCAGCCCGGCGACCGCGGCCTCTTGCAGGGGGGCGGCTGCACCCACCGTGAGGAAGTCGTGCACCTTCCGTGCCTGGGCGATCACCTCCGGCGCGGCGTGGACATAGCCGAGACGCCAGCCGGTGATGGAGTAGGTCTTCGAAAGCGAGTTGCAGGTGATGACCCGCTCCGCCGCGCCGGGCAGGGCCGCGGCATAGACGTGCTCGTGCGGCGAGAAGACGATGTGCTCGTACGGCTCGTCCATGATCACGAAGGCATCGTGCTCCTCTGCGAGACCGAGGATGAACATCAGCTCATCGCGCGTGAAAACCTTGCCCGTGGGGTTCGAGGGATTGCACACGACGATCGCCTTGGGCTTCTGCTCGAAGGCCTTCGCCAGTTCATCCCGATCGAAGCCGAAGTCCGGCGGATGGAGCGCGACATAGATCGGCTCCGCACCGGAGAGAATCGCGTCCGCCGCGTAGTTTTCGTAAAAGGGCGAGAAGACGATCACCTTGTCGCCCGGATTGCAGGCCGTCATCATGGCGACCATCATCGCCTCGGTGCTGCCGCAAGTGACGACGAGGTGGCGGTCCGGATCGACCTCCAGCCCGGTGAAGCGCGAGATCTTCCGCGCCAGCGCATCGCGGAAACGGGGCGCGCCCCACGTGACCGCATACTGGTGATGCGGGCCGCGGGCCGCCTTTTCCAAGGCACCTAACAGCTCCTCCGGCGGATCGAAGTCCGGGAAGCCCTGCGCGAGATTGATCGCGCCGTGTTGGTTCGCGAGGCGGGTGGTGCCGCGGATCACGGACTCCGTGAAACCGGCGAGGCGGGTGGCGGTGG
The window above is part of the Luteolibacter flavescens genome. Proteins encoded here:
- a CDS encoding pyridoxal phosphate-dependent aminotransferase — protein: MPATATRLAGFTESVIRGTTRLANQHGAINLAQGFPDFDPPEELLGALEKAARGPHHQYAVTWGAPRFRDALARKISRFTGLEVDPDRHLVVTCGSTEAMMVAMMTACNPGDKVIVFSPFYENYAADAILSGAEPIYVALHPPDFGFDRDELAKAFEQKPKAIVVCNPSNPTGKVFTRDELMFILGLAEEHDAFVIMDEPYEHIVFSPHEHVYAAALPGAAERVITCNSLSKTYSITGWRLGYVHAAPEVIAQARKVHDFLTVGAAAPLQEAAVAGLELPDRYYAGLRDLYTAKRDVFLGYFRELGLPFTEPQGAYYVMLDISSFGFATDTEASEWLIKDIGVAGVAGSSFFREPENRFIRFHFAKSEGILRAAGEKLLSLRAK
- a CDS encoding S49 family peptidase gives rise to the protein MKTTIAISLLAALPLAAAEEKPVVAIYDLEGTISESGRPEASLLGLDMEATRPLTLFDLTRSLKKAAADPNVKAVVVDTDDAQLGLPQLQEIHRRLQEVRAAGKDVWLYTDSLGNGTALLGSAANHFTLMPEGDVSFSGIYSESMYFKGLLDKAGVVADVIHIGDFKSFGEEYYRTGPSDFAKQQKEELIGGIFDQLVGEISEGRKVPAEKIRELVDRGTFTPAQAKEAGLVDDLKHRTDFSAAVKAAYEGAKFDRGYELPDQDGPEITGMLDIFKLMFESDKSKNAKTDYIAVVPFEGEISSESIAPIRTQILKLLKDDRAKALVLRVDSPGGSALASEVLWEATDEWKASGRPFVVSMGGVAASGGYYISSGADRIFAEEGTVTGSIGVVGMKLVLGGAMEKLGITTHATQRGKNAGAQSMVHPFSEEESKLVRDSMLQVYGTFKKRIEAGRGDRLKGELEGMAGGRVFTGKRALELGLVDELGGLGEAVAYAADKSGVNADALKLVPEPKSPLEGLFAKPEKPADDEIVKMGVRVSPVAEAVKATLGDAQINALPKPARDAVTRVLKRIETCSDSTIQLVGPEISIPLK